In one Bombus fervidus isolate BK054 chromosome 16, iyBomFerv1, whole genome shotgun sequence genomic region, the following are encoded:
- the LOC139995673 gene encoding WAP four-disulfide core domain protein 2 — MKLLTMVLVSTLSLATTLAQSRYEPFAEKPGSCPPPLPVQICSQSCFSDSHCLGIGKCCPTNCGGFVCTKPVTMRQTVPTEKPGSCPAKPKGRWVCSPTCSVDNDCRGTMKCCKNRCGALACQKPDVEVTEFADESEDFYNNPRNPYINSRDPNNYLRYFN; from the exons atgaaattgcttACGATGGTCTTGGTATCTACGTTGTCTTTGGCCACAACGCTTGCTCAATCCAG GTACGAACCTTTTGCTGAGAAACCAGGTTCCTGTCCACCACCTTTGCCAGTGCAGATTTGTAGTCAGTCTTGTTTCTCCGACTCACACTGCTTAGGAATTGGCAAATGTTGTCCAACCAATTGTGGAGGTTTTGTTTGCACAAAACCTGTTACCATGAGGCAAACAGTTCCTACTG AGAAACCAGGTTCGTGTCCAGCAAAACCAAAAGGAAGATGGGTGTGTTCACCAACCTGCAGTGTTGACAATGATTGTAGAGGAACAATGAAATGTTGCAAAAATAGATGTGGAGCATTGGCATGTCAAAAACCAGATGTTGAGGTGACTGAATTTGCAGACGAATCGGAagacttttataataatcctAGGAATCCTTACATCAATTCCAGAGATCCAAATAATTATCTACGTTATTTCAATTAG
- the LOC139995675 gene encoding waprin-Thr1, producing the protein MHKKGIIMVLAVCLLIAVADAQLSHKEGHCPLKNSVSKCTPKCVSDFQCSFNEKCCPNKCGSESCVSASPVSTGNGYKGSSNDDVYCGGVKCGPYQKCKFDRRTKREKCVRT; encoded by the exons ATGCATA AGAAAGGAATAATTATGGTCCTGGCTGTGTGCTTATTAATTGCTGTGGCAGACGCACAGCTGTCTC ataaAGAAGGACATTGTCCATTAAAAAACAGTGTTTCAAAATGCACTCCTAAATGTGTTTCCGATTTTCAATGCTCTTTTAATGAGAAATGCTGCCCAAATAAATGCGGAAGTGAGTCATGTGTTTCAGCGAGTCCCGTTAGTACCGGCAATGGATATAAAGGATCATCAAATG aCGACGTTTATTGTGGCGGAGTAAAATGCGGTCCGTACCAAAAGTGTAAATTCGATCGTAGAACGAAACGCGAAAAATGCGTTCGTACATAA